In Pseudomonadota bacterium, the genomic stretch AGCTTGAGCATCACGGGCTCGAGGTCGCGCTTCGACTCCGCGCCGTCCGCGTCGGCGGCGCGCGCCGCCGCGTCGAGCTCGTTCTTCGCATTGAGGGCGTCCGCGAGCCCGTCGACCGACTCCTTGGCCGCGTCGAGGCGCGCCTCGAGATCCTGCACAGCGAACGTGAGCCGCACCGAGAGCAAGGCCGCCCCCGCGCCGAGCAGGAAGAGGAAGAACAGGGCGAGCTTCATTCCGGGTGACGTCTTCATGGGGACCATCCTAGTTTTGGAGACGGTGCGTTGAACAGCGGAAAAAGATGTCCGCTTTCGCGGCGCGCCATCGCCGGCGTCGAATTTCGGAAACCTTTTTTCGGAACGTCCGATACGGAAATGCGCCGAACGCTGCGGCGGACGCTGGATGGTGCCCGATCGGGGACGGTCGATTGACGAAATGTAGCCGCGTGGCTACACTCGAGGTGATGGGATGGAGGTTCGCAGGACTGAGAGGTTTGCGCGATGGCTGGACGGTTTGAGAGATATTCGCGCCCGTGCGCGCATTCTGGTGCGAATCGAGCGGCTCGCAAGCGGCAATCCCGGGGATGTGTCGCCGATCGGCGAGGGCGTGTCGGAGATGCGCATTCACTGCGGCCCGGGCTACCGCGTCTACTTCAAGCAGTGCGGAGACGTCCTCGTGGTTCTCTTGGCCGGCGGCGACAAGCGGAGCCAGTTCCGGGACGTGAGGCAAGCGCTCGCGCTCGCGAGAGGGTTGTAGACGGAGGTGCATCTTGAGGAAGACTGTGACGAAACCGTACGATGTGGCCGAGCATCTTCGGACGCCCGCGGAGATGGCGGCGTACCTCGAGGCTGCGTTCGAGGAGGCCGACGGGGACGCCTCGTTCGTCGCCAAGGCGCTGGGCGACATCGCGCGGGCCAAGGGCATGGCGCGGGTAGCGCGCGACGCGGGACTCTCGCGCGAGAGCCTCTACAAGGCGCTTTCCGGCGGGCGCAGCCCCGGATTCGACACGATCCTTCGCGTGATGAAGGCGCTCGACATCCGGCTGCATGCCGGCGCGGCGCGTTGATGGCGACGGTCCGTTCGAGCTCGAGGACTGCCCGGCTCGGCTACTCGATGTACGGTTCGGGGTGCTAACTTCGGTCGATGTCGGCCCGGAAAACCACGTCACTTGTGACATTTTCCGACCGAGGCTATCCTCAATCCGTAGTCCAAAACCAGGGGGGATTCCATGCGGCTCATGACGTCGGTCGTTTGGCTCGCGCTCTGCGGCGCAACGTTCGTGCTGGCGTCGTGCTCCCACGTTAGCGCCGGTGGAATCGGCGACGCAGGGACGGACACCGGAACCGACACGGACGCGGATTCCGATACCGACGCGGACACGGATACCGGCCCTGCGTGCGTGGTCTACGTCAACGGCGCGGACGGCGACGACGGGAACACCGGGGAGTCGTGGACAAGCGCACTGGCGACGGTGCAGGCGGGATTGAACCTGGCCGAGGGCGCGGGCTGCGAG encodes the following:
- a CDS encoding type II toxin-antitoxin system RelE/ParE family toxin, producing MEVRRTERFARWLDGLRDIRARARILVRIERLASGNPGDVSPIGEGVSEMRIHCGPGYRVYFKQCGDVLVVLLAGGDKRSQFRDVRQALALARGL
- a CDS encoding putative addiction module antidote protein, producing MRKTVTKPYDVAEHLRTPAEMAAYLEAAFEEADGDASFVAKALGDIARAKGMARVARDAGLSRESLYKALSGGRSPGFDTILRVMKALDIRLHAGAAR